In Opitutaceae bacterium, the sequence CTTGACAGCCGTGTAGCTGACCCCATGTCCGCGGGTCCGGGCGCCGACACCCACGGCAGGATCGCCCTCTCCGACAAAGACGAAGTCAAGTTTGACAGCGGCCCGGATGGCCGCCGCCCGCTTCTCCCCGCGCAGGCGTGCAACCGACTGTCGCAGCAACTGGCAGTACAATTCAAATCCCACACCCACAATGTGGCCGCTCTGCTCGGAACCCAGCAGATTGCCCGCGCCGCGCAGCTCAAGATCGCGCATCGCAATGCGGAAGCCCGCTCCAAGCTGGTTGTGCGTGCGCAGGGCGTTCAGACGCTGGCGCGCAATCTCCAGCATGCGGGTGTGACGATGAAGCAGCAGGTAGGCGTACGCCTGGTGCTTGAACCGCCCCACGCGGCCCCGCAACTGATAGAGCTGCGACAGCCCGAATCTGTCCGCACCTTCGATGATGATCGTATTGCAGTTCGGAATATCGAGTCCGCTCTCAATGATCGTCGTGCAGACAAGGACTTGGTAGTTGCCGGCCACAAACTCAGTCATGAGTTTCTCAAGTTCATCGGACTCCATCTGGCCATGCCCGACTCCTATGCTGAGATCCGGCATGAGGCCGCGCAGCCGGGTCGCAACGAGATCTATGGTCTGCACCCGGTTGTGAAGATAAAACACCTGCCCTCCCCGCGCGATCTCGTGTCGCACCGCATCGACGACGAGCTTCTCATCGTAGGTCTTCACGATCGTCTGAATGGGATGCCGGTTGGTGGGGGCGGTCTCGATCACACTGATGTCCCTGGCCCCCGTCATCGCCATGTAGAGCGTGCGCGGAATCGGCGTCGCGCTCATCGACATCACATCGACCGTCGAGCGCATCGTTTTGAAACGTTCCTTGTGCCGCACGCCAAAGCGCTGCTCCTCGTCGATCACCACAAGCCCCAGATCCTTGAACACAACATCCCGCTGCAGGAGTCGATGCGTGCCCACCAAAATGTCCACCTGCCCGACGGCGGCCGCCGCGAGCACCCTGGCGATTTCGGTTCGCGTGCGGAAGCGGCTGACCATCTCCACGGCGATGGGATATCCCGCCATGCGCTCGCGGAAGGTGTTGAGGTGCTGCTGGGCCAGAACCGTCGTCGGAACAAGGATCGCCACCTGCCTCCCGCCCTGCACCGCCTTGAACGCCGCGCGCAGGGCCACCTCGGTCTTGCCGAAACCAACATCGCCGCAGATGAGCCTGTCCATCGGGCGGGTCCGCTCCATGTCGGATTTCGTTTCCTCTATCGCCTTCAATTGATCCCGCGTCTCCGTGTAGGGAAACGACGCCTCAAACTCCTTCTGCCACTCCCCATCCGGCGGAAAGGCATGCCCAGGCTGCGCCTCGCGCGAGGCCTGGATCCGCAAAAGTTCCGCAGCCAGATCCAGCGTGGCCCGCTCCGCCGCCTGACGTGTCTTTTCCCAGCGGCCCGAACCGACCCGCCCCAGTTGCGGTCGCGTCTTGGAAAGGCCGACATAACGGCTGATCAAGTGCGACTCCTGAAGGGGCACGTGCAGGGTCACGCCATCATCGAACTCCACCGAGATCACCTCGCGCACACCCTGGGCCGTGTCGATTTTCGCGAGTCCGCGAAAAATGGCTATGCCATGCTGCAGGTGGACCACGTGATCGCCCTCGACCAGCTCCGAGAAGTCGAGCAGTTGATCGACCTGCGCCCGCTGCACGATCGCGCGTTTTGCCCCGCCGGTGCGTCTTGCGCGCTGCCGGCCGAACAGCTCGGTCTCGGTCACCACGACAAGGCCGCGCTTTCGGGTCAGACTGCTCCAGCCCAATCGCGCGGTCCCCTCTCCTTCACCCTGCACATGGTCCAGATCCGCGATGCCGAAAGTCACCCGAAACCCCTCATTCAACCCGCCTCGCATCCACACGGGTTGAAGTTTTCCGGACATGCCCTCCTCCTCGAGAATTTCCCTGACCCGCTTCTCCTCGCCCTCCTTCGAGACGACAAATGCCAGCCCGTATCCCAGTCGCTGCCATCCGCCCAGCGTCGTGAGAAACGCCCGGCGCGCCTCGGCCTCGCCGTGCAGGCGCTCCTGCGCGACCAGCGCATCGCCGGGATAGGAGCGATGATGCTGCAGGCTTTCCGCAGCCCAGACCACCTCCTCCACATCGTCTCCCTCGAACAGCGCGGAGGTCTCGTCAAACTCACTCAACCCAAGAAGGCGCGCCGTGCGCCCCAGCAGCCCGCTGAACATGCCAGGCGTTTCGCGCTCCACCGAACTGATCGCCGGCTCGATGCCCGCGGGCTCGACCACGACCAGATGGATCCCGGATGGGAGATAATCCGCGATTCCAATGTTCGAGGTCGCCAGCTTCAGTCTTGGCGACGCCGACAGCATGATGCGATCCACTCCCGCGCCCGAGCGCTGTGTCACCGGATCAAACGCCCGGATGTCCTCGATCTCGTCCCCGAAAAAATCGAGCCGGTACGGTTCCGTGGCGGTGATGGGATAGACATCGATGATGCCTCCCCTGACGGCGTAGTGACCCGGCGACTCGCACACCGCCTCGCAGTCATAGTCGATGGCGCGCAGGGTTTCGAGGAGCCCCTGAAACGACTGCACCTGGCCGCGTGCGAGCGAAAACTCGCGTTTGGCGAACGCCTCCAGCGCAGGCACCGGCTGCGACAGGGCGGCGGGCGTTGTGACCACCATCAGGCCCGGCTCATTCGCCGACATCGCGCCCATCTCGTTCATCCGCCGCGCCCGCAGCCTTGAGAGCACGGTCTGGCGGTCGGCCGACGCCGAAAACGCCTCGCGCATTTCCATCACACCGGCCCGTGCCTCCGGAAACAGGAGCACATCAAGACCTCGAGTGTCTCCGCCTGCTCCATGAAAAAAGGCAATGTCCTCCGCGAGTTGTTCAGCCATCCTCAAGTCCTGGGCAAGCACCACCCAGACAGACCGCGGATGATCGCGGGTCAGTTGATCGATGACCGCACCGCGGGCCGCCTGACATATCCCAACATGCTTCTGGCGATGAATCCCACTGAGGACGGACATGAGAAACAAGCATCAATGAGAACTGTTGCCGTCAGACGCAACCCCCCGGCCTGTCCGCCAACCGCCTGACTTCATTTGTCCAATGGACTAATTCCATGTCCCACCTGCTAAAACTTCAGCAAAGCGGGATTTCGGCGATTGTCCCAGATTCGGATAATTTCTACCACACCGGTGGTCAGCTTCGTCGGTCAACGCGACTTGCCAGCCCATCGCCGAACTTTGTTTTCGAGTTCCTCGCGGGTCGTTGCCCGAGCGCCTTTTGACTCCAGCGAGTGCAAGCCTTGATCAATGGCCGCCAGGAGTTCGGGCGACTCCTCATCCTGTTCAGCAAGCCAGTCGCGAACCTTCGACAGTTCTTGCGGAGGCAGAATCTGAAGCTGATGAATCACGTCAGTTGCTGTCATAAATGCATTCTGGGCGTCTGCTGACATTCCGCAAGCCCTCCATCTTTGATGCTCTCATAGTCATGCGCAATGCCATGCGCAACAACGATGCGTCAGGGGAATTTTTCCCGGGCTTTGAACGGATTTTCATCCGCTGCGTCATTCCTTGTGGCGGTGTTTCCTGCGCTGCTCGTTCTTTTTGTATAGTTCATGTTGTTGTTTGTTTAGTCGGCGAAGGCGCCGGGCGTGCAAGCTCCCGGCGCCTTCACTGTTTCCGCGGCAGGCGACGGGGCGCAACCGTGCCCGGTGACTCTTTCTTGCGCACACGAAATCGCCCCCGCACGATCAACCCTGCGCGTTCATGTCCGACTACCGAGTCCATTGCCAGCCCGTGGCCGTCAGCGCTGCGGAAATTCATCTCTCGCCGCAGGAATCCCATCATCTCGTGGTGGTGAATCGCGCGTCGGCTGGCGCCCGCGTCGTCGCGTTCGACGGCCACGGACGGGAGTGGGAAACCCAGCTTGTCAAGGCCGACAAACGCGGCGCGCGCCTCCTGATCCGCGCAACACACACCGCCCCGCCGCTTCCCTGCACGATCGAGCTCGCCCAGGCACTGCCCAAGGGGACGCTCATGGACTCGATCGTTCAGAAGGCGACGGAACTCGGCGTGCGTCGAATCCATCCGATCCTGAG encodes:
- the mfd gene encoding transcription-repair coupling factor; translation: MSVLSGIHRQKHVGICQAARGAVIDQLTRDHPRSVWVVLAQDLRMAEQLAEDIAFFHGAGGDTRGLDVLLFPEARAGVMEMREAFSASADRQTVLSRLRARRMNEMGAMSANEPGLMVVTTPAALSQPVPALEAFAKREFSLARGQVQSFQGLLETLRAIDYDCEAVCESPGHYAVRGGIIDVYPITATEPYRLDFFGDEIEDIRAFDPVTQRSGAGVDRIMLSASPRLKLATSNIGIADYLPSGIHLVVVEPAGIEPAISSVERETPGMFSGLLGRTARLLGLSEFDETSALFEGDDVEEVVWAAESLQHHRSYPGDALVAQERLHGEAEARRAFLTTLGGWQRLGYGLAFVVSKEGEEKRVREILEEEGMSGKLQPVWMRGGLNEGFRVTFGIADLDHVQGEGEGTARLGWSSLTRKRGLVVVTETELFGRQRARRTGGAKRAIVQRAQVDQLLDFSELVEGDHVVHLQHGIAIFRGLAKIDTAQGVREVISVEFDDGVTLHVPLQESHLISRYVGLSKTRPQLGRVGSGRWEKTRQAAERATLDLAAELLRIQASREAQPGHAFPPDGEWQKEFEASFPYTETRDQLKAIEETKSDMERTRPMDRLICGDVGFGKTEVALRAAFKAVQGGRQVAILVPTTVLAQQHLNTFRERMAGYPIAVEMVSRFRTRTEIARVLAAAAVGQVDILVGTHRLLQRDVVFKDLGLVVIDEEQRFGVRHKERFKTMRSTVDVMSMSATPIPRTLYMAMTGARDISVIETAPTNRHPIQTIVKTYDEKLVVDAVRHEIARGGQVFYLHNRVQTIDLVATRLRGLMPDLSIGVGHGQMESDELEKLMTEFVAGNYQVLVCTTIIESGLDIPNCNTIIIEGADRFGLSQLYQLRGRVGRFKHQAYAYLLLHRHTRMLEIARQRLNALRTHNQLGAGFRIAMRDLELRGAGNLLGSEQSGHIVGVGFELYCQLLRQSVARLRGEKRAAAIRAAVKLDFVFVGEGDPAVGVGARTRGHGVSYTAVKAAEHDADGAVPVDSIQARIPSTYLSETRLRIDFYRKLAMAESLDQLKHIENELRDRFGKFGDGIRALLLVTEIRIRAEQKGIISVETESTRLKCLRASGRRDDFVMPGARFPRLTAPKPLLRLREIVTFLNNLPKSE